In the genome of Leucobacter luti, one region contains:
- a CDS encoding metallophosphoesterase, with product MGRSPHPAAVVLGAAAAGVAVWSTVIERRLFTVRRHTLPLLTDGAAPIRVLQLSDLHLAPWQSNKVDWVRSLAELRPDLVVLTGDLMGHLQARHALLHALRPLAEQAPTVFVHGSNDYYGPAFKNPVKYLLEPSRKSTRTPDIDNVALTQGLEQLGGINLNNGARRIEVRGTSLELLGLNDPHIRYDSVDAMRAARDQLGTAPEHVLRLGVVHAPYQEALGALLDDQAELILAGHTHGGQVRVPGVGALTSNCDLPTTQARGMSVWHDAHRAAFLNVSAGLGNSIYAPVRFACRPEASLITLEAAR from the coding sequence GTGGGGCGGAGTCCACATCCTGCTGCGGTTGTCCTCGGGGCAGCCGCAGCGGGAGTCGCCGTGTGGTCCACGGTGATCGAGCGCCGCCTGTTCACCGTGCGGCGGCACACGCTCCCGCTCCTCACGGACGGAGCTGCGCCGATCCGGGTCCTGCAGCTCTCCGATCTCCACCTCGCCCCGTGGCAGTCCAACAAGGTCGATTGGGTGCGCTCGCTCGCTGAGCTCAGACCCGATCTCGTCGTACTCACCGGTGATCTCATGGGACACCTTCAGGCGCGCCACGCGCTCCTCCATGCGCTTCGCCCGCTCGCCGAGCAGGCGCCGACAGTGTTCGTGCACGGCTCGAATGACTACTACGGGCCAGCCTTCAAGAACCCCGTCAAGTACCTGCTTGAGCCGAGCCGCAAGAGCACGCGCACGCCGGACATCGACAATGTGGCGCTGACTCAGGGGCTCGAACAGCTTGGCGGCATCAACCTCAACAATGGCGCCAGGCGGATCGAAGTTCGCGGCACCTCGCTTGAGCTCCTCGGACTGAACGACCCGCACATTCGCTACGACAGCGTCGACGCGATGCGTGCTGCGCGTGATCAGCTCGGAACCGCACCAGAGCACGTGCTTCGTCTCGGTGTCGTCCACGCGCCGTACCAAGAGGCTCTCGGCGCACTCCTGGACGACCAAGCCGAGCTCATTCTCGCGGGTCATACCCACGGTGGGCAGGTGCGCGTTCCCGGCGTCGGGGCGCTGACTTCCAACTGCGATCTGCCGACCACGCAGGCTCGGGGCATGAGTGTGTGGCACGACGCACACCGCGCAGCATTCCTCAATGTGAGCGCCGGACTGGGCAACTCGATCTACGCGCCGGTGCGCTTCGCATGCCGTCCAGAGGCATCACTGATCACGCTGGAGGCGGCGAGGTAG
- a CDS encoding low temperature requirement protein A → MTGRSPHESHRAASPLELLFDLVFVVAVSQASQNLHHGIIEGHAAAATLSYAMVFFAVWWAWMNFTWFASAFDTDDWLYRVTTIVQMGGVLMLAAGVHDAMANGAWSLVTLGYVVMRIAMVGQWLRLAASDPSHRSVALRFAGGIALAQVFWVVRLAFPPEVQFWTFWPAMLLEVLVPLWAERHHRTPWHAAHVAERFGLFTLILLGESLLASANAIIDAAATTHEPTRLVFLAVSGLLIAAGMWWVYFSFEQGDRLTSSRSGFLYGYGHYFLFAAAGAVSAGIEVELDLITGAAEHLSEATAAAALAVPVAIFLLAVWTMLLRGKISHRATACYFGATALLLSSTVVPISTVAATAGCVVVAVAAIEAQRSRR, encoded by the coding sequence ATGACGGGACGCAGCCCCCATGAGTCGCACCGAGCGGCGAGCCCACTTGAGCTCCTCTTCGACCTCGTCTTCGTTGTCGCTGTCTCCCAAGCGTCCCAGAATCTACATCACGGGATCATCGAGGGCCATGCCGCTGCGGCGACGCTGAGCTACGCAATGGTGTTCTTCGCGGTCTGGTGGGCGTGGATGAACTTCACCTGGTTTGCTTCGGCGTTCGACACCGACGATTGGCTCTATCGAGTCACCACCATCGTGCAGATGGGCGGTGTGCTCATGCTCGCTGCTGGGGTACACGATGCAATGGCAAATGGTGCCTGGTCGCTCGTCACCCTGGGGTACGTCGTGATGCGTATAGCGATGGTCGGGCAGTGGTTGCGCCTCGCCGCTTCCGACCCCTCGCATCGCAGCGTTGCACTGCGGTTCGCCGGAGGAATCGCCCTCGCACAGGTGTTTTGGGTGGTGCGGCTCGCTTTCCCACCCGAGGTCCAGTTCTGGACCTTCTGGCCGGCGATGCTGCTCGAGGTCCTGGTGCCCCTCTGGGCGGAGCGCCACCATCGCACGCCCTGGCATGCCGCTCACGTCGCTGAGCGATTCGGTCTGTTCACTCTCATCTTGCTCGGCGAAAGCCTGCTCGCTTCTGCAAACGCCATCATCGATGCGGCCGCGACCACACACGAACCCACCAGACTGGTGTTTCTTGCGGTGAGCGGTTTGCTCATCGCGGCAGGCATGTGGTGGGTGTACTTCAGTTTCGAGCAGGGCGACCGGCTCACGTCCTCCAGATCCGGGTTCCTGTACGGATACGGGCATTACTTCTTGTTCGCGGCGGCAGGTGCAGTGTCAGCCGGGATCGAAGTCGAGCTTGATCTCATCACTGGAGCAGCCGAACATCTCTCAGAGGCCACAGCTGCGGCAGCACTCGCCGTGCCCGTGGCGATCTTCTTGCTCGCGGTGTGGACCATGCTATTGCGCGGGAAGATCTCGCACCGTGCGACCGCCTGCTACTTCGGAGCCACCGCGCTCCTCCTGTCGTCCACGGTCGTTCCCATTTCAACGGTCGCCGCGACCGCGGGCTGTGTCGTTGTCGCGGTGGCGGCGATCGAAGCCCAGCGCTCCCGGCGCTGA
- a CDS encoding response regulator transcription factor: MRTEELLRGEGSFEIVFSGETAPEFVKWVREAPDEQRPHLLLLDLMVERRPSVDVDLVERLLAAGLRILVFSALASPMLVRKIVRAGVTGVIGKRDSETDILAAVHAAARGESWVSTELAAIIAGDSGRPQLSTQEEQCLVLYASGLTLDQVGDALHISRETAKQYLDRVKKKYSSLGVDVRTKLDFARMAWADGYIDPLAPLNQNGEPLS, encoded by the coding sequence GTGCGCACCGAAGAGCTCTTGCGTGGCGAGGGCTCCTTCGAGATTGTGTTCAGCGGAGAAACCGCCCCTGAGTTCGTCAAGTGGGTGCGGGAGGCCCCAGATGAGCAGCGGCCACATTTGCTGCTGCTCGATCTCATGGTCGAACGTCGCCCAAGCGTGGATGTCGATCTGGTTGAGCGCCTGCTCGCTGCTGGGCTGCGAATCTTGGTCTTCTCTGCGTTGGCTTCGCCGATGCTCGTCCGCAAGATTGTGCGCGCGGGGGTGACCGGGGTGATCGGGAAGCGAGACTCTGAGACTGACATCCTGGCGGCAGTGCACGCTGCGGCACGAGGAGAAAGCTGGGTATCCACGGAACTCGCCGCAATCATTGCAGGTGACTCCGGTCGGCCACAGCTGAGCACTCAAGAAGAACAGTGTCTTGTGCTGTACGCGTCGGGGCTCACGCTTGACCAGGTCGGTGACGCACTGCACATCAGTCGCGAAACTGCGAAGCAATACCTCGACCGCGTCAAGAAGAAGTACTCCTCGCTCGGTGTGGATGTGCGCACCAAACTGGATTTTGCTCGGATGGCATGGGCAGACGGATACATTGATCCCCTGGCCCCGCTCAATCAGAACGGGGAGCCGCTCAGCTGA
- a CDS encoding ATP-binding protein, with product MSALDQDRGFLIRIGAFFSPLVADLRPADASWASRSLLSSIREVMLGMIAVWQLVMVLAAGVSVGWSAWPVMVGNLGLAAAAVLALRRFPNMPVWPLPVVMAALGLVGYLSSGDLASVLVFASCWQINFASCAVGLLVFRPAAVPLVFVLAVSVSGGILLWLPSWGADLPVSIIITQLSIILALRYGVPPLFALAKLRDEEEHRSAEAIERAEIAQRTSRQIAEESRVLHDTAVNTLGAIANGGLGVAHADHVRMQCANDLRALEDLQGDRSGSRPAALQLIEALQSSWIMVRRSGASDEQLTQALSQVSIARLTGFAGAVREIVTNAAKHSGVPHLDASVRISGSRLSVEIRDDGVGFDAAAVDLRGLTHSVRERAELHGFSATVDSVPGGGTTAALALHLSQAATSPVPRIVPPPRVEDTIRSLQQRAALLWAGGVTMVSIVLSAANPANYRLSALLLIATMIISVLLIRFSPRQGGAFWSSMVLISAPSFIFVCAAATTEFGTSQAIHWQALAPTAPFVWLLAHRRRRGVWAATVLWILTATTVMFLGLPSTRDGLAIVATALAVGLGFALVWARFQTAVARLCFGTAAAEQRTFWANLDTSAARAAQRTYLRWIDTGLDSAMQLMRDIVEERRDARELETQIACGNEERYLRQVIQVGPQLIRLAPRLFPAMRRAHDQEIELTLRLGDQDAPDHDTARRIVGEVTAAIDTAAATDRVAVSLFPVHDGLQLTLVHTSGAPARPHTSQLLFHVPEETQAARSAAQHTE from the coding sequence ATGTCCGCACTCGACCAAGACAGAGGATTCCTGATTCGTATAGGCGCGTTCTTCTCTCCTCTCGTCGCGGATCTCCGGCCAGCGGACGCCAGCTGGGCTTCGCGCTCGCTACTCTCCTCGATCAGAGAAGTCATGCTCGGCATGATCGCGGTCTGGCAGTTGGTCATGGTGCTCGCGGCCGGTGTGTCGGTGGGGTGGTCCGCCTGGCCTGTGATGGTGGGGAATCTGGGGCTCGCGGCCGCAGCTGTGCTCGCCCTCCGACGGTTTCCGAACATGCCCGTCTGGCCACTCCCGGTGGTGATGGCGGCGCTCGGTCTGGTGGGATACCTGAGCAGCGGTGATCTTGCTTCCGTGTTGGTCTTCGCGTCGTGCTGGCAGATCAATTTCGCCAGTTGCGCGGTCGGACTTCTCGTCTTCCGTCCCGCGGCGGTCCCTCTAGTGTTCGTCCTTGCTGTATCGGTGAGTGGCGGGATCCTCCTCTGGCTTCCAAGCTGGGGAGCGGACCTCCCCGTTTCGATCATCATCACGCAACTGTCGATCATTCTTGCCCTCCGGTACGGTGTACCCCCGCTGTTCGCACTCGCGAAACTCCGAGATGAGGAGGAACATCGCTCCGCTGAGGCGATCGAACGCGCCGAGATTGCGCAGCGCACGAGTCGCCAGATTGCGGAAGAATCTCGCGTGCTGCACGACACCGCGGTCAACACACTCGGCGCGATCGCGAACGGCGGTCTGGGAGTTGCGCACGCGGATCACGTGCGGATGCAGTGTGCGAACGACCTGCGCGCGCTCGAGGATCTTCAGGGGGACCGTTCAGGGTCCCGACCGGCTGCACTTCAGCTCATCGAAGCACTGCAGTCCTCATGGATCATGGTCCGTCGCAGTGGAGCGAGCGACGAGCAGCTCACTCAGGCTCTCTCCCAGGTCTCCATAGCTCGGCTGACGGGATTTGCTGGGGCGGTCAGGGAGATCGTCACCAACGCGGCAAAACACTCCGGTGTTCCCCACCTCGACGCGTCGGTGAGGATCAGCGGGAGTCGCCTGAGCGTCGAGATACGCGACGACGGTGTCGGTTTCGATGCTGCGGCTGTTGATCTCCGAGGCCTCACTCACTCGGTGCGCGAACGCGCAGAACTCCATGGGTTCTCAGCAACGGTCGATTCCGTGCCCGGTGGCGGCACGACAGCGGCGCTCGCCCTGCATCTCAGCCAGGCAGCGACTTCCCCGGTGCCCCGAATCGTCCCGCCGCCACGGGTCGAAGACACCATTCGAAGCCTGCAGCAACGGGCAGCCCTCCTCTGGGCGGGCGGTGTGACGATGGTCAGCATCGTTCTCAGTGCAGCGAACCCCGCAAACTACAGGCTTTCTGCGCTTCTCCTGATCGCGACCATGATCATTTCCGTGCTCCTGATACGTTTCAGCCCGCGTCAGGGCGGGGCTTTCTGGAGCAGCATGGTGCTCATCAGCGCACCGAGTTTCATCTTCGTGTGCGCCGCGGCCACCACAGAATTCGGCACCAGCCAGGCGATCCACTGGCAAGCTCTCGCACCCACTGCCCCATTCGTCTGGCTCCTTGCCCACCGCCGTCGACGCGGAGTCTGGGCTGCCACGGTCCTCTGGATACTTACCGCGACCACGGTCATGTTCCTCGGGCTGCCGTCGACGCGGGATGGGCTTGCAATCGTTGCTACGGCTCTCGCAGTCGGCCTGGGATTCGCGCTCGTGTGGGCGCGTTTCCAAACCGCAGTCGCCCGGCTCTGCTTCGGAACAGCGGCGGCCGAGCAGCGCACATTCTGGGCAAATCTGGACACGAGCGCGGCACGGGCCGCACAGCGCACGTACCTCCGATGGATCGATACCGGCCTGGACTCAGCCATGCAATTGATGCGGGATATCGTCGAAGAGCGTCGGGATGCGCGGGAGCTCGAGACGCAGATCGCGTGCGGGAACGAAGAGCGCTATCTACGTCAGGTCATCCAAGTCGGGCCGCAGCTCATTCGCCTCGCCCCTCGCCTCTTTCCCGCGATGCGGCGCGCGCATGACCAAGAGATCGAGCTCACCCTACGGCTCGGGGATCAAGATGCTCCGGATCACGATACGGCTCGGAGGATCGTGGGTGAAGTCACTGCAGCGATCGACACCGCTGCCGCCACTGATCGAGTGGCCGTTTCGCTCTTTCCCGTCCATGATGGACTACAGCTCACGCTGGTACACACCTCCGGAGCGCCGGCCCGGCCGCACACCTCCCAGCTCCTGTTTCATGTGCCAGAAGAAACTCAGGCAGCTCGGAGCGCTGCCCAGCACACCGAGTGA